Proteins co-encoded in one Sulfuricurvum sp. IAE1 genomic window:
- a CDS encoding metalloregulator ArsR/SmtB family transcription factor: MDVFLETVSALNDETRVKLLAFLDTHGPLCVCDLQESFGMIQSRLSRHLKILKDGGFLRVDRCGTWAYYSIRSPLDRFRSEALAEIRCLGIDLPPLVKLSQTGECTL, translated from the coding sequence ATGGACGTATTTTTAGAAACCGTATCGGCACTGAACGACGAAACACGTGTCAAATTACTGGCATTTCTGGATACTCACGGGCCGCTGTGCGTCTGCGACCTGCAGGAGAGCTTTGGCATGATCCAGTCGCGCCTCTCTCGCCACCTCAAAATCCTCAAAGACGGGGGATTTTTACGGGTCGATCGGTGCGGTACGTGGGCCTATTACTCCATCCGAAGTCCCCTGGATCGCTTCCGCAGCGAAGCGCTGGCCGAAATCCGCTGTCTGGGGATCGATCTTCCCCCACTTGTCAAACTATCACAAACCGGAGAATGTACCCTATGA
- a CDS encoding SulP family inorganic anion transporter, producing MLLLSPRQEWFGNIRADILAGIVVALALIPESIAFSIIAGVDPKVGLYASFCIATVIAFVGGRAGMISAATGAMALLMMTLVKEHGLQYLLAATILTGVLQILAGYLKLGVLMSFVSRTVVIGFVNALAILIFMAQLPELTNVTWHVYALTVVGLAIIYLFPYVPKLGQLIPSPLVTIVVLTAVVVYMGIDVRTVGDMGQLPDTLPIFLWPEVPLNFETLAIIFPYSAALAAVGLLESFMTATIVDDMTDTDSDKNREAKGQGIANIASGCVGGMAGCAMIGQSVINIKSGGRGRLSTLVAGVLLLVMVVFMSDLISIIPMAALVAVMIMVSIGTFNWASIKGLKTLPLSTNVVMLSTVIVVVWTHNLALGVFTGVLLASLFFANKISHFLYWEKSFEETSSTRVYKFVGQVFFNSADRFADAFDYREDVRHVIIDVTRAHFWDISAVHALDKAVIKLRKMGKEVEVVGQNEATKTIIDRFGIHDKPAEIEKVMGGH from the coding sequence ATGTTATTGCTATCCCCGAGGCAGGAGTGGTTCGGCAATATCCGTGCCGATATCCTCGCCGGTATCGTCGTCGCGCTGGCGCTCATCCCCGAATCGATCGCCTTTTCGATCATCGCCGGGGTCGATCCGAAGGTGGGGCTTTACGCCTCGTTTTGTATCGCGACGGTGATCGCGTTCGTCGGCGGACGCGCCGGGATGATCTCGGCGGCGACAGGGGCGATGGCCCTGCTCATGATGACGCTGGTCAAGGAGCACGGCCTGCAATATCTGCTGGCCGCGACGATCCTCACCGGGGTGTTGCAGATCCTTGCGGGGTACCTGAAGCTGGGAGTGCTGATGAGCTTCGTCTCCCGCACCGTCGTGATAGGCTTTGTGAACGCGCTGGCGATTTTGATCTTCATGGCGCAGCTTCCTGAACTGACCAACGTCACGTGGCACGTCTATGCCCTCACCGTGGTGGGGCTGGCGATCATCTACCTCTTCCCCTACGTCCCAAAACTGGGGCAGCTGATCCCCTCGCCGCTGGTCACGATCGTCGTCCTCACCGCCGTTGTCGTGTATATGGGGATCGACGTGCGCACCGTCGGGGACATGGGGCAGCTCCCCGATACGCTGCCGATCTTTCTATGGCCCGAAGTGCCGCTGAACTTTGAGACCCTCGCGATCATTTTTCCCTATTCTGCGGCGCTGGCGGCAGTGGGGCTGCTCGAATCGTTCATGACGGCGACGATCGTCGATGACATGACCGACACCGACAGCGACAAAAACCGCGAGGCCAAAGGGCAGGGGATCGCCAACATCGCCAGCGGGTGCGTCGGCGGGATGGCGGGATGCGCGATGATCGGCCAGTCGGTCATCAACATCAAATCGGGCGGCCGGGGCCGCCTCTCGACCCTCGTCGCCGGGGTACTGCTGCTCGTCATGGTCGTCTTTATGTCCGATTTGATCTCCATCATCCCGATGGCGGCGCTGGTGGCGGTGATGATCATGGTCTCCATCGGGACGTTCAACTGGGCCTCGATTAAAGGGCTGAAAACGCTTCCGCTCTCCACGAACGTCGTGATGCTCTCGACCGTCATCGTCGTCGTCTGGACCCACAACCTCGCGCTGGGGGTATTTACCGGGGTGCTGCTGGCGTCGCTCTTTTTTGCGAACAAGATCAGCCATTTCCTCTACTGGGAAAAATCGTTCGAAGAGACGAGCTCCACCCGTGTCTACAAGTTCGTCGGGCAGGTGTTTTTCAACTCGGCCGACCGCTTCGCCGACGCATTCGATTACCGCGAAGATGTCAGACACGTCATCATCGACGTCACGCGCGCCCACTTCTGGGACATTTCGGCCGTTCATGCCCTCGACAAGGCCGTTATCAAGCTCCGCAAGATGGGCAAAGAGGTCGAGGTGGTCGGTCAGAACGAAGCGACCAAGACGATCATTGACCGCTTCGGCATCCACGACAAACCCGCCGAAATCGAGAAGGTGATGGGAGGGCATTGA
- a CDS encoding cation diffusion facilitator family transporter — protein MEHHHHHHHHGEISGGKLLFSVVLNLVITVAQFIGGIFSGSLALLSDALHNFSDVMSLIISYYAHRLSHRPQNLRQTFGFKRAEILAALFNASVLIAVSVYLIVEAFNRLIEPQPVASTWVMVLAALGIVVNGLSAWLLHRDADRNINIRSAYLHLMGDLMTSFAVLAGGALIYLYGWYWIDPILSLLISVYLIRSSFSIVRASTGMLMQFAPSDVSVDAVMETVERFPSIESIHHIHLWQLDDESVFLEARLNFHDDLKLSEVSEIVHDLGHALEEIGIAHTTFQCETGKTGREAVSASCHHH, from the coding sequence ATGGAACATCATCACCACCACCATCATCACGGGGAGATCAGCGGAGGCAAACTGCTCTTTAGCGTTGTTCTGAATCTGGTTATCACCGTTGCCCAGTTTATCGGGGGGATTTTTTCGGGATCCCTGGCACTCCTCAGCGACGCGTTGCACAATTTCAGCGACGTGATGAGCCTCATCATCAGTTATTATGCCCACCGTCTTTCGCATCGTCCCCAGAACCTGCGTCAAACCTTCGGGTTCAAGCGGGCCGAGATTCTTGCCGCACTTTTCAACGCATCGGTACTGATCGCCGTTTCGGTATACCTGATCGTCGAAGCGTTCAACCGCCTGATCGAGCCGCAGCCGGTCGCATCGACGTGGGTGATGGTGCTGGCCGCTTTGGGTATCGTCGTCAACGGCCTCTCGGCATGGCTGCTTCACCGCGATGCGGACCGAAATATCAATATCCGTTCGGCGTACCTGCACCTGATGGGCGACTTGATGACGTCGTTCGCCGTTCTTGCGGGCGGAGCGCTGATCTATCTTTACGGGTGGTACTGGATCGATCCGATCCTCTCGCTGCTCATTTCGGTGTATCTGATCCGTTCTTCCTTTTCCATCGTCCGCGCTTCGACGGGAATGCTGATGCAGTTTGCCCCCTCAGACGTCTCGGTCGATGCGGTAATGGAGACGGTAGAGCGGTTCCCCTCGATCGAGAGCATCCACCATATTCATCTATGGCAGCTTGACGACGAGAGCGTATTTCTCGAAGCACGGCTCAATTTTCATGATGATTTGAAGCTGAGCGAAGTATCCGAAATTGTACACGATCTGGGGCATGCGCTCGAAGAGATCGGGATCGCCCACACGACGTTTCAGTGTGAGACGGGGAAAACGGGACGCGAAGCGGTAAGCGCTTCGTGTCATCACCATTAA
- a CDS encoding cytochrome c: MKIASLLAVSALYAWGAEGYAVYQKHCASCHVEMMEKQEVIRTLHTLKAPPMVEVSHRLKENVIISDEDNDVKRRVIIAFVKDYIENPDIQYSMCHPMAIEKFGIMPSLKGKLSEKERQAVAEWVYDRYEGTLFR; encoded by the coding sequence ATGAAAATAGCGTCATTGCTCGCCGTTTCGGCCCTCTACGCGTGGGGAGCGGAGGGATACGCCGTGTATCAGAAACATTGTGCCTCCTGCCACGTCGAGATGATGGAAAAACAAGAGGTGATCCGCACCCTTCACACCCTCAAAGCCCCTCCGATGGTCGAAGTATCGCATCGATTAAAAGAAAACGTGATCATTTCAGATGAGGACAATGACGTTAAACGCCGCGTCATTATCGCGTTCGTCAAGGACTACATCGAAAACCCTGATATACAGTACAGCATGTGCCATCCGATGGCGATCGAGAAATTCGGGATCATGCCCTCATTGAAGGGGAAACTCTCCGAAAAAGAGCGTCAGGCCGTTGCCGAATGGGTGTATGACCGCTATGAGGGGACATTATTTCGCTGA
- a CDS encoding arsenic transporter, with protein sequence MALAIALFLGTLIFIIWQPRGLQIGTTATVGAVAAVSLGVVSLGDVWTVTGIVWDATLAFIGIILLSMVLDEIGFFEWAALKMARLSRGNGHLMFVYMMILGALVSAFFANDGAALILTPIILAKMKYLKMNPVAMFAFLMAGGFIGDSASNPLVISNLTNIVTAGYFNIGFWEYARAMFLPNLLSILASIAVLWLFFRKDIPTHIDVENLATPESAIRNKMMFRLSWPFLSLLMAGYFIGDAYHLPVSVFALGGALVFLAIATYFKATKPIMTIKAAPWQVVWFSIGLYVVVYGLKNGGLTTYLADWIVQLQMMGDAYAVIGTGFLSALLSSVMNNMPTVMIMDIAISEAGNSALAYANIIGCNLGPKMTPIGSLATLLWLHVLAQKGVKIGWGEYMKVGLIVTPPVLLAALIGLL encoded by the coding sequence ATGGCATTGGCGATCGCTCTGTTTTTAGGCACATTAATCTTTATCATCTGGCAGCCGCGTGGGCTTCAGATCGGGACGACGGCGACGGTCGGCGCTGTCGCGGCGGTTAGCCTCGGTGTCGTCAGCCTCGGCGACGTGTGGACGGTGACGGGAATCGTCTGGGACGCGACGCTGGCATTTATTGGGATTATCCTGCTCTCGATGGTACTCGATGAGATCGGCTTTTTCGAATGGGCGGCGTTGAAAATGGCACGTCTTTCCCGTGGCAACGGCCATTTGATGTTTGTCTATATGATGATCCTCGGCGCCCTCGTATCGGCCTTTTTCGCCAACGACGGCGCGGCGCTGATCCTCACCCCGATCATTCTGGCGAAGATGAAGTACCTCAAGATGAACCCCGTCGCGATGTTCGCATTTCTGATGGCGGGGGGATTCATCGGCGACAGCGCCTCCAACCCGCTCGTGATCTCCAACCTCACCAACATCGTAACGGCGGGATACTTCAACATCGGCTTCTGGGAATACGCCCGCGCGATGTTCCTCCCCAACCTTCTCAGCATCCTCGCCTCCATCGCCGTGCTGTGGCTCTTTTTCCGCAAGGACATCCCGACGCATATCGACGTCGAAAACCTCGCCACCCCCGAGAGCGCGATCCGTAACAAGATGATGTTCCGACTCAGCTGGCCGTTTCTGTCCCTGCTGATGGCCGGCTATTTCATCGGCGACGCATACCATCTCCCCGTCTCGGTGTTCGCCCTCGGGGGCGCGCTCGTGTTCCTCGCCATCGCGACCTATTTCAAAGCGACCAAGCCGATCATGACGATCAAGGCCGCACCGTGGCAGGTGGTGTGGTTCAGCATCGGCCTCTACGTCGTTGTCTACGGTCTCAAAAACGGAGGGCTGACGACGTACCTTGCCGACTGGATCGTACAGCTGCAAATGATGGGGGATGCCTATGCCGTAATCGGCACCGGCTTCCTCTCCGCGCTCCTCAGCTCGGTGATGAACAACATGCCCACCGTCATGATCATGGACATCGCGATCAGTGAAGCGGGGAACAGCGCGTTGGCGTATGCCAACATTATAGGATGCAACCTCGGCCCCAAAATGACTCCGATCGGATCACTCGCTACACTTCTTTGGCTCCATGTTTTGGCACAAAAAGGGGTCAAGATCGGATGGGGTGAATACATGAAAGTAGGACTGATCGTCACCCCGCCGGTGTTGCTGGCGGCGTTGATCGGATTGCTCTAA
- the lolA gene encoding LolA-like outer membrane lipoprotein chaperone codes for MRRFLIALSASLSLFAAPKDLSSFNAKFVQTITDDNGKTIRYSGELWAAKPQNALWVYHKPIRKSVYVNAQKVTVIEPAIEQVTLRTLDNEIDFLAIVQKAQPLGEGRYAATLKGQKYTVTFKNDVLASISYIDGFDNNVVILFNDQKQNKPIEPSRFKPLVPADYDILKG; via the coding sequence GTGCGCCGTTTTCTCATAGCCCTGAGCGCTTCGCTCTCCCTTTTTGCCGCCCCCAAAGACCTCTCTTCGTTCAACGCCAAATTCGTCCAGACGATCACCGACGACAACGGCAAAACGATCCGTTACAGCGGCGAGCTGTGGGCCGCAAAGCCTCAAAACGCCCTCTGGGTCTACCATAAACCGATTCGTAAAAGCGTTTACGTCAACGCCCAGAAAGTCACCGTCATCGAACCCGCCATCGAGCAGGTGACGCTGCGGACGCTTGACAACGAAATCGATTTTCTCGCCATCGTCCAAAAAGCCCAACCGCTCGGTGAGGGTCGCTATGCCGCAACACTCAAAGGGCAAAAGTATACCGTTACGTTCAAAAACGACGTTCTCGCTTCAATCAGCTATATCGACGGTTTCGACAACAACGTCGTGATTTTGTTCAACGATCAAAAGCAGAACAAACCGATCGAACCATCCCGCTTCAAACCGCTCGTTCCCGCCGATTACGATATACTCAAGGGTTAA
- a CDS encoding MFS transporter: MSHPVNDHEQIIKPNPLNKNIVGLGANSFFTDFSTEMILPLLPIFLERFLHATKTQIGLIEGLAELSVALLIALSGFYSDRLGRRKGIVVFGYGLSNLIKPLAFFAQSAGMVAMIRIGDRLAKGIRVAPRDALISASTPNGTSGFVFGFHKMMDGAGALAGSLATFALLWALGESEETFRTIFALSLIPGLISMAILVFVITDAPFTPSPAKQFRPDALPAAFYTLVFFQTLFSLFAMNYSFMILKAGDNGVALAMIPLAYALYNLTQAFFAIPIGRLADRFGKATLLAFVYLAFGLGAIAMAWGGVWGAWIGFGIYGFFAGGFNALAKAIISDTAPQELKATAYGVYYTSVGLATLASLVMAGWLWDRFGSTVPFWVAGISAAVLAAILYACRKRFILADQRNNVPS, translated from the coding sequence ATGAGTCATCCGGTAAACGATCACGAACAGATCATTAAACCGAATCCGCTCAATAAAAACATCGTCGGCCTCGGGGCCAACAGCTTTTTTACCGATTTTTCGACCGAGATGATCCTGCCGTTGCTGCCCATCTTTCTGGAGCGGTTCCTGCACGCGACGAAAACGCAGATCGGCCTGATCGAAGGGCTGGCGGAGCTCTCCGTCGCCCTCCTTATCGCCCTATCGGGGTTCTACTCCGACCGCCTCGGGCGGCGCAAGGGGATCGTCGTCTTCGGATACGGCCTTTCCAATCTGATCAAACCCCTTGCTTTCTTCGCCCAGAGCGCGGGGATGGTCGCCATGATCCGGATCGGCGACCGTCTGGCCAAAGGGATCCGTGTCGCTCCCCGTGACGCGCTGATCAGCGCCTCGACCCCCAACGGCACGAGCGGTTTTGTGTTCGGTTTTCACAAAATGATGGACGGTGCGGGGGCGCTGGCGGGTTCTTTGGCCACTTTCGCCCTGCTCTGGGCGCTGGGAGAGAGCGAAGAGACGTTTCGCACGATCTTTGCCCTCAGCCTCATTCCGGGGCTTATCTCGATGGCGATTTTAGTGTTCGTCATCACCGATGCCCCCTTCACCCCCTCACCCGCCAAACAATTTCGTCCCGATGCCCTGCCCGCAGCGTTTTACACCCTTGTCTTTTTCCAGACCCTTTTTTCCCTCTTTGCGATGAACTATTCGTTCATGATCCTCAAGGCGGGCGACAACGGCGTCGCGCTGGCGATGATACCGCTTGCCTACGCCCTCTACAACCTCACCCAGGCGTTTTTCGCGATCCCCATCGGCCGTCTGGCCGACCGCTTCGGCAAAGCGACGCTTCTGGCCTTTGTCTATCTCGCATTCGGTCTGGGAGCGATCGCGATGGCTTGGGGAGGAGTGTGGGGAGCGTGGATCGGATTCGGCATATATGGTTTTTTTGCCGGAGGGTTCAACGCGCTGGCCAAGGCGATCATCTCCGACACGGCGCCGCAGGAGCTCAAAGCGACGGCATACGGCGTCTATTACACTTCGGTCGGACTGGCTACGCTCGCGTCGCTCGTGATGGCGGGATGGCTGTGGGATCGTTTCGGCAGCACGGTCCCCTTTTGGGTCGCGGGGATCTCCGCGGCAGTGCTTGCCGCGATTTTATACGCGTGTCGCAAACGTTTTATCCTCGCCGATCAGCGAAATAATGTCCCCTCATAG
- the secA gene encoding preprotein translocase subunit SecA, translating to MLQTFLGKIFGTKNDREIKKYLRKVARINALESHYAAMSDEALQEAFNALKTAVRNGEKTLDDVLVDSFAITREAGKRVLGMRHFDVQLIGGMVLHEGRIAEMKTGEGKTLVATLPVVLNAMNGLGVHVVTVNDYLAERDGTQMSALYAFLGYTTGIILEGGYNPADKRFQYGCDITYGTNNEFGFDYLRDNMTYSREHMVQRGHEFVIVDEVDSILIDEARTPLIISGPTNRALENYTRADAVAKALVRDEHFTVDEKDRLVLITEEGIARAEELFGVDNLYSIENSGLSHYLDQSLKANYIFERDVDYVVRDNQVVIVDEFTGRLSEGRRYSEGLHQALEAKEGVVIKEETQTLADITYQNYFRMYKKIGGMTGTAQTEATEFAQIYSLDVISIPTNVPVMRKDLNDLIYKTESEKFAAVIAKVKELHAKGQPILIGTASIEKSEKLHQLIKAEKIPHTVLNAKNHAQEGEIIKHAGEKGAVTIATNMAGRGVDIKIDDEIKALGGLYIIGTERHENRRIDNQLRGRAGRQGDPGTSQFYLSLEDNLLRIFGSDKIKAIMERLGVEDGEYIESTMVTRAVEKAQKKVENMHFEGRKHIVEYDDVANEQRKIVYRFRGELLDPEYNIGDKIEANRAEYIDRTLSYCGIFPGIPEEEVDLERFLMTLKEELNTELDVSSFAEKNPESIRETALRLLSDEYNEKMSVVDAKVRSEIEREIYLKTLDTAWREHLYQMDSMKTGIRLRAYNQKDPLVEYKKESFNLFSELVETIKYDTVKTLHVVRFKVETAEEEAEALARAMELEKRQEEMRMALNQTKHEREEKKIARNDDCPCGSGLKYKNCCGKSGPKKGVFAS from the coding sequence ATGCTTCAAACGTTTCTCGGAAAAATTTTCGGTACCAAAAACGATCGTGAAATCAAAAAATATCTCAGGAAAGTAGCCCGGATCAACGCCCTCGAAAGCCATTATGCCGCCATGAGCGATGAAGCGCTTCAAGAAGCGTTCAATGCTCTTAAAACGGCCGTCCGCAACGGCGAAAAAACGCTCGACGACGTTCTGGTCGATTCGTTCGCCATCACGCGCGAAGCAGGAAAACGGGTGCTGGGAATGCGCCATTTCGACGTTCAGCTGATCGGGGGAATGGTGCTGCACGAGGGGCGTATCGCCGAGATGAAAACAGGGGAAGGAAAAACGCTTGTCGCAACGTTGCCGGTTGTCCTCAATGCGATGAACGGTCTCGGCGTCCACGTCGTGACCGTGAACGATTACCTCGCGGAGCGCGACGGAACGCAGATGTCGGCTCTTTACGCTTTCTTGGGGTATACGACGGGGATCATACTGGAGGGGGGATACAACCCCGCGGACAAACGGTTCCAGTACGGGTGCGACATTACTTACGGTACAAACAACGAGTTCGGGTTCGATTACCTCCGCGACAACATGACCTATTCGCGCGAGCACATGGTACAGAGGGGACACGAATTCGTCATCGTCGACGAGGTTGATTCGATTCTTATCGACGAAGCACGTACACCGCTCATTATTTCCGGCCCTACCAACCGCGCGCTTGAGAACTATACCCGTGCCGACGCGGTAGCCAAAGCGCTGGTGCGCGACGAGCATTTTACGGTGGATGAAAAAGACCGCCTCGTCCTCATCACCGAAGAGGGGATCGCCCGTGCTGAAGAGCTTTTCGGCGTTGATAACCTTTACAGCATCGAAAACTCAGGGCTCTCGCATTACCTCGACCAGTCGCTCAAAGCCAACTACATCTTTGAACGCGACGTCGATTACGTCGTTCGTGACAACCAGGTCGTCATCGTCGACGAATTTACTGGACGCCTGAGTGAAGGGCGTCGTTACTCCGAGGGGCTTCATCAGGCACTCGAAGCCAAAGAGGGGGTCGTCATCAAGGAAGAGACCCAGACGCTCGCCGACATCACCTACCAGAACTATTTCCGTATGTACAAAAAAATCGGGGGGATGACCGGTACGGCACAGACCGAGGCTACCGAATTCGCCCAGATTTACAGCCTCGACGTCATCTCGATTCCGACAAACGTGCCGGTAATGCGTAAAGACCTGAATGACCTGATTTACAAAACCGAAAGTGAAAAATTCGCCGCCGTTATCGCCAAAGTCAAAGAGCTGCACGCCAAAGGGCAGCCGATCCTGATCGGGACGGCATCGATCGAAAAATCCGAAAAGCTTCATCAGCTGATTAAAGCCGAGAAAATCCCCCACACCGTACTGAACGCGAAAAATCACGCGCAGGAAGGGGAAATCATCAAACACGCGGGCGAAAAAGGGGCGGTTACGATCGCGACAAATATGGCCGGACGCGGGGTCGACATCAAAATCGACGACGAGATCAAAGCGCTTGGGGGCCTCTACATCATCGGTACCGAACGGCACGAAAACCGCCGTATCGATAACCAGTTGCGCGGCCGTGCGGGACGCCAGGGGGATCCGGGGACGTCGCAGTTTTACCTGAGCCTCGAAGACAACCTCCTGCGGATTTTCGGTTCGGATAAAATCAAAGCGATCATGGAACGTCTCGGAGTCGAAGACGGCGAATACATCGAATCGACGATGGTGACCCGTGCGGTGGAAAAAGCGCAGAAAAAAGTCGAGAACATGCACTTCGAAGGGCGTAAACACATCGTCGAATACGACGACGTCGCGAACGAACAGCGCAAAATCGTCTACCGTTTCCGCGGCGAGCTTCTTGATCCCGAATACAACATCGGCGACAAAATCGAAGCCAACCGTGCCGAATACATCGACCGTACGCTTTCATACTGCGGAATTTTCCCCGGAATTCCCGAAGAAGAGGTCGACCTTGAACGCTTCTTGATGACACTTAAAGAAGAGCTCAACACGGAGCTCGATGTATCCTCGTTCGCGGAGAAAAATCCCGAGTCGATCCGTGAGACGGCATTGCGGCTTTTGAGCGACGAATACAACGAAAAAATGTCGGTTGTCGATGCCAAAGTGCGCAGTGAGATCGAACGTGAAATCTATCTCAAAACCCTCGATACCGCGTGGCGTGAACATCTCTATCAGATGGACAGCATGAAAACGGGTATCCGTCTGCGGGCCTACAACCAAAAAGACCCGCTGGTGGAGTATAAAAAAGAGAGTTTCAACCTGTTCAGCGAACTGGTCGAGACGATCAAATACGATACGGTCAAAACGCTTCACGTGGTCCGCTTCAAAGTCGAAACGGCCGAAGAAGAAGCCGAAGCGCTCGCCCGTGCCATGGAACTCGAAAAACGCCAGGAAGAGATGCGTATGGCGCTGAACCAGACCAAGCACGAACGGGAAGAGAAAAAGATCGCGCGCAATGACGACTGTCCGTGCGGCAGCGGCCTTAAATACAAAAACTGCTGCGGCAAAAGCGGTCCGAAAAAAGGGGTATTTGCCTCTTGA
- a CDS encoding ABC transporter permease, protein MSIVSYLVKRFLRFDKEQPFIFLSALLAFSGIALGVMVLIIAMALMNGFDNEFKKKLTVMNYPLTIQSKFFGSVDAQLVDNLRTQFPDLAFSPYVTSAVLSRSGDQMEGGYLFGVDFAQEAKVNRILAEGLKHRVPGEFEVMIGKTLKEQFMLAEGDKLTYIFTQMEPGGLALTPKIKRFENVTTFDSGLSAYDKGFSYTTLSSLQKVLGVPENLYDGIHVHSENPEADIIRIAAALPETVAVRGWWEDNGNFFAALEMEKTALFIVLMLIILIAAINIISSLLMTVMNRRSEIALLISLGASKQEVKRVFLILGIVIGALGILTGTILGFLGMWILGTFEIISLPADVYPTSTLPLDLSVIDFFSIIIGAFVIVLLSSWYPAKKASEVDVLTVLRNE, encoded by the coding sequence TTGAGTATCGTCTCCTATCTCGTCAAGCGGTTTTTGCGCTTCGATAAAGAGCAGCCTTTCATCTTCCTCTCGGCCCTGCTGGCCTTTTCGGGGATTGCGCTGGGGGTGATGGTCCTCATTATCGCGATGGCCCTCATGAACGGGTTCGACAACGAGTTCAAGAAAAAACTCACCGTCATGAACTATCCCCTCACCATCCAGTCCAAATTCTTCGGCAGCGTCGATGCCCAGCTCGTCGATAACCTGCGTACGCAGTTCCCTGACCTTGCTTTCAGCCCTTATGTCACTTCCGCCGTGTTATCGCGCAGCGGTGACCAGATGGAGGGGGGATACCTCTTCGGCGTCGATTTCGCACAGGAGGCGAAAGTCAACCGTATTCTTGCCGAGGGGCTCAAACATCGCGTTCCCGGCGAATTCGAAGTGATGATCGGCAAGACCCTCAAAGAGCAGTTCATGCTCGCCGAAGGGGATAAACTCACCTATATCTTTACACAGATGGAACCCGGCGGACTGGCGTTGACGCCGAAAATCAAACGGTTCGAAAACGTCACGACGTTCGATTCGGGACTCAGCGCGTACGATAAGGGATTTTCGTATACGACGCTTTCGTCGCTTCAAAAGGTGCTCGGAGTTCCCGAAAATCTCTACGACGGGATCCACGTCCATTCCGAGAATCCCGAAGCGGACATCATCCGCATCGCCGCAGCTCTTCCTGAAACGGTCGCGGTTCGCGGTTGGTGGGAAGACAACGGCAACTTTTTTGCCGCCCTGGAAATGGAAAAAACGGCCCTGTTTATCGTGCTGATGCTTATCATCCTCATCGCGGCGATCAACATCATCTCGTCGCTTCTGATGACGGTGATGAACCGGCGCAGCGAGATCGCGCTCTTGATCTCACTCGGGGCATCCAAACAAGAGGTCAAGAGGGTATTCTTGATCCTCGGGATCGTGATCGGCGCGCTGGGTATTCTGACGGGGACGATTCTGGGCTTTTTGGGGATGTGGATACTCGGAACGTTCGAGATCATCTCGCTGCCTGCAGACGTCTATCCCACCTCGACCCTGCCGCTTGATCTCAGTGTGATCGATTTCTTCTCGATCATCATCGGCGCGTTCGTGATCGTTTTGCTTTCGTCGTGGTATCCGGCGAAAAAAGCGAGCGAGGTCGACGTTCTAACGGTCCTTCGGAACGAATAA